In one Streptomyces venezuelae genomic region, the following are encoded:
- a CDS encoding MFS transporter, with product MTSQITVDKADKGPEPAPVPVPAKGLRGHPWLTLFAVAIGVMMVALDGTIVAIANPAIQKDLGATFADVQWITNGYFLALAVALITAGKLGDRFGHRQTFLIGVVGFAAASGAIGFSDSIALVITFRVLQGLFGALLMPAALGLLRATFPAEKLNMAIGIWSMVIGVSTAGGPILGGLLVQHVSWQSVFFINVPVGVIALVLGVVILKDHRAENAPRSFDIIGIVLLSAAMFCLVWALIKAPEWGWGAGMTWTFIGAAVVSFALFAVWESKVAEPLIPLALFRSVPLSAGVVLMVLMAIAFMGGLFFVTFYLQNVHGMSPVDSGLHLLPLTGGMIVASPLAGAMITKVGPRIPLAGGMVCTAVAMYGMSTLEAGTGSGIMSIWFALLGLGLAPVMVGATEVIVGNAPMELSGVAGGLQQAAMQIGGSLGTAVLGAVMASKVDSDLPGNWADAKLPPLSEAQLDKAAEAVQVGVAPVPPKAPPSLADQITSVAHDTFMSGMGMACLVAAGVAVVAVFVAFLTKRGDNAEAGAGVGHI from the coding sequence ATGACTAGTCAGATCACCGTCGACAAGGCGGACAAGGGGCCGGAGCCCGCACCCGTTCCGGTCCCGGCCAAGGGGCTCCGTGGCCACCCCTGGCTGACGCTGTTCGCCGTGGCGATCGGCGTGATGATGGTCGCCCTCGACGGCACCATCGTGGCGATAGCCAACCCGGCCATCCAGAAGGACCTCGGCGCCACCTTCGCGGACGTCCAGTGGATCACCAACGGCTACTTCCTCGCGCTCGCCGTCGCCCTGATCACCGCGGGCAAGCTGGGCGACCGCTTCGGCCACCGGCAGACCTTCCTCATCGGTGTGGTCGGCTTCGCCGCCGCCTCCGGAGCCATCGGCTTCTCGGACAGCATCGCGCTGGTGATCACCTTCCGCGTGCTCCAGGGACTCTTCGGAGCCCTCCTGATGCCCGCCGCGCTCGGCCTCCTGCGAGCCACGTTCCCGGCCGAGAAGCTCAACATGGCCATCGGCATCTGGAGCATGGTCATCGGCGTCTCCACGGCCGGCGGCCCGATCCTCGGCGGCCTCCTGGTCCAGCACGTCAGCTGGCAGTCCGTCTTCTTCATCAACGTGCCGGTCGGCGTCATCGCCCTGGTGCTCGGCGTCGTCATCCTCAAGGACCACCGCGCGGAGAACGCCCCCAGGTCCTTCGACATCATCGGCATCGTGCTGCTGTCTGCGGCGATGTTCTGCCTGGTCTGGGCGCTCATCAAGGCCCCCGAGTGGGGCTGGGGCGCGGGCATGACCTGGACCTTCATCGGCGCCGCCGTGGTGAGCTTCGCGCTCTTCGCGGTCTGGGAGTCGAAGGTCGCGGAACCGCTCATCCCGCTGGCCCTGTTCCGCTCGGTGCCGCTCTCCGCGGGCGTGGTCCTGATGGTGCTCATGGCCATCGCGTTCATGGGCGGACTGTTCTTCGTCACCTTCTACCTGCAGAACGTGCACGGCATGAGCCCCGTCGACAGCGGTCTGCACCTGCTGCCGCTCACCGGCGGGATGATCGTCGCCTCGCCGCTCGCGGGCGCCATGATCACCAAGGTGGGCCCGCGCATCCCGCTGGCGGGCGGCATGGTCTGCACCGCCGTCGCCATGTACGGCATGTCCACGCTGGAGGCGGGCACCGGAAGCGGCATCATGTCGATCTGGTTCGCCCTCCTCGGCCTCGGCCTCGCCCCCGTCATGGTCGGCGCCACCGAGGTCATCGTGGGCAACGCGCCGATGGAGCTCTCCGGCGTCGCCGGCGGCCTCCAGCAGGCCGCGATGCAGATCGGCGGCAGCCTCGGCACCGCCGTCCTCGGCGCCGTCATGGCCTCCAAGGTCGACAGCGACCTGCCCGGCAACTGGGCCGACGCGAAGCTCCCGCCGCTCAGCGAGGCCCAGCTCGACAAGGCGGCCGAGGCCGTCCAGGTCGGTGTGGCGCCGGTGCCGCCGAAGGCCCCGCCGTCCCTCGCCGACCAGATCACCTCGGTCGCGCACGACACCTTCATGTCGGGCATGGGCATGGCCTGCCTGGTCGCCGCCGGCGTCGCCGTGGTCGCGGTGTTCGTCGCGTTCCTGACCAAGCGCGGCGACAACGCGGAGGCGGGCGCGGGCGTCGGCCACATCTGA
- a CDS encoding peptidase inhibitor family I36 protein, which yields MRTTMPTTITAAALAAVILTPAHAGAAAPPTLRPCGPGELCLWQKAQFKGARQVYELSDIDIESCTALPEGGSAEALANRTGRPVTVYQSAECGETGEFDTYPGGGTWAPESPYRIRAFKVWES from the coding sequence ATGCGTACGACCATGCCCACGACCATCACGGCAGCCGCACTCGCCGCCGTCATCCTCACACCCGCACACGCGGGAGCCGCCGCCCCGCCGACGCTGCGGCCCTGCGGCCCCGGCGAGCTCTGTCTCTGGCAGAAGGCGCAGTTCAAGGGCGCACGTCAGGTGTACGAGCTGTCGGACATCGACATCGAGAGCTGCACCGCGCTGCCGGAGGGGGGCAGCGCGGAAGCCCTCGCCAACCGCACGGGACGGCCCGTCACCGTGTACCAGTCGGCGGAGTGCGGGGAGACGGGCGAGTTCGACACCTACCCGGGCGGTGGCACCTGGGCGCCCGAATCGCCGTACCGCATCCGGGCCTTCAAGGTCTGGGAGAGCTGA